In Myxococcales bacterium, a single genomic region encodes these proteins:
- the greA gene encoding transcription elongation factor GreA has product MEKNPITPQGYSRLRDELNHLRSVERPRVIQMIATAREHGDLSENAEYHAAREKQSFIEGRVKDLENKLALAEIIDPSKLSGSRVAFGAHVRLMNNQTEEEVAYQIVGADEADVDHGRISILSPMARSLLTKEAGDEVRLPGGGGAPRVYEILAVEFK; this is encoded by the coding sequence ATGGAGAAAAACCCCATCACCCCCCAAGGGTACTCGCGTCTCCGCGACGAGCTCAACCATTTGCGCAGCGTCGAGCGGCCTCGCGTCATTCAGATGATCGCGACGGCGCGTGAGCATGGCGATCTCAGCGAAAACGCCGAGTACCACGCGGCGCGCGAGAAGCAGTCGTTCATCGAGGGCCGCGTGAAGGACCTCGAAAACAAGCTCGCCCTCGCGGAAATCATCGATCCCTCGAAGCTCTCGGGCTCCCGCGTCGCCTTCGGTGCGCACGTGCGGCTGATGAACAACCAGACGGAAGAAGAGGTCGCGTACCAGATCGTCGGCGCCGACGAGGCCGACGTCGATCACGGCCGTATCAGCATCCTCAGTCCTATGGCTCGCTCGCTCTTGACGAAAGAAGCGGGCGACGAAGTGCGCCTTCCCGGCGGCGGCGGCGCGCCGCGCGTCTACGAGATCCTCGCCGTCGAGTTCAAGTAG
- the bamD gene encoding outer membrane protein assembly factor BamD, protein MRLGSLLFVFPLVLAPSLACLGCEATPAARTSLNYTADAKRAYDEAMTDFRSKNWLEAQQAFRELKRKYSYSRFARLAELRIADADFEQDKFAEAIRGYKQFVHDHRADVEEVEYARSKIAEAQYKEIADSFLLPAVEERDQASAIEAFRELKTFLQDYPDGKDSRRICELLEDVTVKLVRHELYVARFYLVRDNFEGAVARLQYALRNYVGTSCSLSTMRGPRAKATEVRPAAAVNDAPPLEFGLAPDALLLLGETYLKMHRYPEARAAFQAIVAGFGASALIVPARRYLDLMTTQGV, encoded by the coding sequence ATGCGATTGGGCTCCCTGCTCTTCGTCTTCCCGTTGGTCCTCGCGCCGAGCCTCGCCTGCTTGGGCTGCGAGGCCACGCCCGCGGCGCGCACTTCGCTGAACTACACGGCCGACGCGAAGCGCGCCTACGACGAGGCGATGACGGACTTCCGGAGCAAGAACTGGCTCGAAGCCCAACAGGCGTTCCGCGAGCTCAAGCGAAAGTACAGCTACTCGCGGTTCGCGCGCCTCGCCGAGCTCCGCATCGCCGACGCCGATTTCGAGCAGGACAAGTTCGCCGAGGCCATCCGCGGCTACAAGCAGTTCGTGCACGATCACCGCGCCGACGTCGAAGAAGTCGAATACGCGCGCAGCAAGATCGCGGAAGCTCAATACAAGGAGATCGCCGACTCCTTCTTGCTCCCGGCGGTGGAAGAGCGCGACCAGGCCTCCGCCATCGAGGCGTTTCGAGAGCTGAAGACGTTCCTCCAAGACTACCCCGACGGCAAAGACAGCCGGCGCATCTGCGAGCTCTTGGAGGACGTGACCGTCAAGCTTGTAAGGCACGAGCTCTACGTGGCGCGCTTCTACCTCGTGCGTGACAACTTCGAGGGCGCCGTGGCGCGCCTCCAATACGCGCTCCGGAACTACGTGGGCACGTCTTGCTCGCTCTCCACCATGCGCGGTCCCAGAGCGAAGGCGACCGAGGTGCGCCCGGCCGCCGCGGTCAACGACGCACCGCCGCTCGAGTTCGGGCTCGCGCCCGATGCCCTCCTGCTCCTCGGCGAGACCTACCTCAAGATGCACCGCTACCCGGAGGCGCGTGCAGCGTTCCAGGCCATCGTCGCTGGCTTCGGGGCCAGCGCCCTCATCGTGCCTGCGCGCCGCTACCTCGACTTGATGACCACGCAGGGCGTCTAG
- a CDS encoding serine/threonine protein kinase, which translates to MSSEGSPETSPLSVKLRVDTPAEPILTQAQTVREEAARRRVGSRIKGWRLVKLLGVGPLSSAYEVIHGDKDSGERGVMRILTGEAARSERARSQFLRSAYAANRFRHPRVVPVTSDGADDDGVPYVIRNFVETRSLATALEELRAEGSPGMPEAKVLRLMEQLLDALEIAHAHGVVHGAIGPANVLVTARGSVRLVDFATPPGSLLGGSDTRDALADLRVGPFAAPERCSLPPEAATEQTDVWAVAACAYFALSGKFPRGSDTSRAELATREPVPLREVAPEASDPVALILDHALQTEPERRYGSAYAMLGDVRRALAGRKPKLGDALRPVPSGSYRDVSVPSSRRVLLAADRPQRAGYSAAPAAAPSSASRQTRKKNEWRGNMVLILAIAMLVGVATFVVVRERVEEQRRTAPSESR; encoded by the coding sequence ATGAGCTCGGAAGGTAGTCCGGAAACGAGCCCCCTCTCGGTGAAGCTCCGCGTCGACACACCTGCGGAGCCGATCCTGACGCAGGCGCAGACGGTGCGGGAGGAGGCTGCGCGACGCCGCGTCGGCAGCCGCATCAAGGGGTGGCGCCTCGTGAAGCTTCTCGGCGTGGGGCCGCTCTCCTCTGCTTACGAGGTCATCCACGGCGACAAGGACAGCGGCGAGCGCGGCGTCATGCGTATCCTCACCGGCGAAGCCGCACGGAGCGAGCGGGCGCGGAGCCAATTTCTTCGCAGCGCTTACGCCGCCAATCGCTTCCGTCATCCGCGCGTCGTGCCGGTCACCTCCGACGGCGCCGACGACGACGGAGTCCCGTACGTCATCCGCAACTTTGTTGAGACGCGCAGCCTCGCGACAGCGCTCGAGGAGCTCCGCGCCGAGGGCTCTCCGGGCATGCCCGAGGCGAAGGTGCTCCGATTGATGGAGCAGCTCTTGGATGCGCTCGAGATCGCGCACGCCCACGGCGTCGTCCACGGCGCCATCGGTCCCGCGAACGTCCTCGTCACGGCGAGGGGGTCGGTGCGGTTGGTCGACTTTGCGACGCCGCCGGGGAGCCTCCTGGGCGGCTCCGACACCCGTGACGCGCTCGCCGACCTGCGCGTTGGTCCCTTCGCGGCGCCGGAGCGTTGCTCGCTGCCTCCCGAGGCTGCCACGGAGCAAACCGACGTCTGGGCCGTCGCCGCGTGCGCGTATTTCGCCTTGTCAGGCAAGTTCCCGCGCGGCTCCGACACCTCACGCGCCGAGCTGGCGACGCGTGAGCCGGTGCCCCTTCGCGAGGTCGCCCCGGAGGCGAGCGATCCGGTTGCGTTGATCCTCGACCACGCGCTCCAGACGGAGCCCGAGCGACGCTACGGCAGCGCCTACGCCATGCTCGGCGACGTGCGCCGCGCGCTGGCGGGGCGCAAGCCCAAGCTCGGCGACGCGCTTCGGCCCGTGCCGTCGGGCAGCTATCGCGACGTCTCCGTCCCGTCGAGCCGCCGCGTGCTCTTGGCGGCGGACCGCCCACAGCGCGCCGGGTACTCGGCGGCGCCCGCCGCTGCGCCAAGCTCAGCGTCGCGGCAGACGCGGAAGAAGAACGAGTGGCGCGGCAACATGGTGCTCATCCTCGCCATCGCCATGCTCGTCGGCGTGGCGACCTTCGTCGTCGTCCGAGAGCGCGTCGAGGAGCAGCGCCGAACCGCTCCGTCGGAGTCACGCTGA
- the dut gene encoding dUTP diphosphatase gives MIPDVCIAVSCVGPVAVPMPKYQTPGAAGMDLHAAIEGPIEVKPLDRVLVATGLAFAIPPKFEGQVRPRSGLALKHGLTVVNTPGTIDSDYRGEVKVLLVNLGKKKVTLEPLARIAQLVIAPVATAQLVLVADLEATVRGRGGYGSTGSR, from the coding sequence ATGATTCCCGATGTCTGCATTGCCGTGAGTTGCGTTGGCCCGGTCGCGGTTCCGATGCCCAAGTATCAAACGCCGGGTGCCGCAGGCATGGACCTCCACGCCGCCATCGAGGGGCCCATCGAGGTGAAGCCGCTGGATCGCGTGCTCGTTGCCACGGGCTTGGCGTTCGCGATCCCGCCGAAGTTTGAAGGCCAAGTGAGACCACGCTCGGGCCTCGCGCTCAAGCACGGCCTCACCGTCGTCAACACGCCTGGCACCATCGACTCCGACTATCGCGGCGAAGTGAAGGTCCTGCTCGTGAACCTCGGCAAGAAGAAGGTGACGTTGGAGCCGCTCGCCCGCATCGCTCAACTCGTCATCGCCCCCGTCGCGACGGCGCAACTCGTGCTCGTCGCCGACCTCGAAGCCACGGTTCGAGGTCGCGGCGGCTATGGCTCGACCGGGTCGCGATGA
- a CDS encoding serine/threonine protein kinase, producing the protein MLGQYAVYGELAAGGMATIHFGRLATPDGHTRTVAIKRLHPQFAKDAEFRTMFLDEARVAVHVAHPNVVTTLDVVGMETELFLVMEYVVGESLSKLIRQTREKKKVIPPAIAAAVMAGAMRGLHAAHTAHDVNGQPLQIVHRDISPQNILVGVDGVARVLDFGVAKAVGRAQQTREGQLKGKIAYMAPEQLNGVVSPRTDIYAAGVTLWEALTAKRLFNADNEAAILGKILSGKVEPPSAHAGLGPSTDRATRDLWEKLDAIALRALSRDENHRYFSAAEMAEALERLPLAGPQEIGRFVEKTAHDGLRRRSAILSAIEKNDVPFGRASRSTEALESASYPGAVSSRSNPSGTPPAIERSQFARASATADPSRMKPLLLVAGVLALGILFAAVGAAVAVKTNGPPKPPSIPPAQAVEPPLRAPEAPAPLPSALAPSPSPKADEAIEIIPNNAPAAPGTPRDPRPRKPKCEPSYVDANGHKQYRPECL; encoded by the coding sequence ATGCTGGGCCAATACGCGGTCTACGGCGAGCTCGCCGCAGGCGGCATGGCGACCATTCATTTTGGCCGACTCGCGACGCCCGACGGGCACACGCGGACGGTGGCCATCAAGCGGCTTCACCCGCAGTTCGCGAAGGACGCGGAATTCCGCACGATGTTTCTCGATGAGGCGCGCGTCGCGGTGCATGTCGCGCACCCCAACGTCGTCACCACCCTCGACGTCGTGGGGATGGAGACGGAGCTCTTCCTGGTCATGGAGTACGTCGTCGGCGAATCGCTCTCGAAGCTGATCCGCCAGACGCGGGAGAAGAAGAAGGTCATCCCCCCTGCGATTGCGGCTGCCGTTATGGCGGGCGCCATGCGTGGGCTGCACGCGGCGCACACGGCGCACGACGTCAACGGACAGCCGCTGCAGATCGTGCATCGCGACATCTCGCCGCAGAACATCCTCGTAGGCGTCGACGGCGTCGCGCGGGTGCTCGACTTCGGCGTCGCCAAGGCGGTAGGCCGCGCGCAGCAGACACGCGAGGGCCAACTCAAGGGCAAGATCGCGTACATGGCGCCGGAGCAACTGAACGGCGTCGTGAGTCCGCGCACGGACATCTACGCGGCGGGCGTCACGCTGTGGGAAGCGCTGACGGCAAAGCGCCTCTTCAATGCCGACAACGAAGCGGCCATCTTGGGCAAGATCTTGAGCGGCAAGGTAGAGCCGCCGAGCGCTCACGCGGGGCTTGGGCCGTCGACCGATCGGGCCACGCGCGACCTCTGGGAAAAGCTCGACGCCATCGCGCTTCGCGCCCTTTCGCGCGACGAAAACCATCGGTACTTCTCCGCTGCCGAGATGGCCGAGGCACTCGAGCGGTTGCCGCTCGCAGGCCCGCAAGAGATCGGGCGATTCGTCGAGAAGACGGCGCACGATGGCCTCCGGCGTCGCAGCGCCATCCTGAGCGCCATCGAGAAGAACGACGTGCCCTTCGGTCGCGCTTCGCGCTCGACAGAGGCGCTCGAATCGGCGAGCTACCCCGGCGCCGTGTCGTCGCGCTCGAATCCCAGCGGGACGCCGCCGGCGATTGAACGAAGCCAATTCGCGCGGGCTTCCGCTACTGCCGACCCCTCGCGGATGAAGCCGCTGCTTCTCGTGGCGGGCGTGCTCGCGCTGGGGATCCTTTTCGCTGCCGTTGGCGCCGCCGTCGCCGTCAAGACGAACGGTCCACCGAAACCGCCCTCAATCCCTCCTGCGCAGGCCGTCGAGCCGCCGCTCCGCGCGCCCGAGGCCCCTGCCCCTCTGCCCTCGGCGTTGGCGCCATCGCCCTCGCCGAAGGCCGACGAGGCGATCGAGATCATCCCGAACAACGCGCCGGCGGCGCCGGGCACGCCACGCGACCCGCGGCCGCGGAAGCCGAAGTGCGAGCCGAGCTACGTCGACGCCAACGGTCACAAGCAATACCGACCTGAGTGCCTCTGA
- the guaA gene encoding glutamine-hydrolyzing GMP synthase — MTRELVLVLDFGSQTTQLIARRIREQHVYCEVLPCTTPFSTIEKLAPRAIVLSGGPASVYDDGAPTIDKRIVELGVPVLGICYGLQLLSHVLGGKVERAEAREFGSARVTVAKSEGIFHRFRGSDALDVWMSHGDRIATLPPGFHNLGESDNTPHCAVAWPERRVYGVQFHPEVVHTPRGSDLIAAFLFDVAKLSPTWTPGSWTEDAIAAVAKRVAPNEHAICGLSGGVDSSVAAVLCHRALGNRLTCIFVDNGLLREGEAEDVVATFRENFHLKLIAVDARERFLSALRGVTDPEQKRKVIGRVFIEVFEDEARKVEGAKYLIQGTLYPDVIESVSFKGPSVVIKSHHNVGGLPERMNLSLIEPLRELFKDEVRAAGETLGIAHDLLYRHPFPGPGLAIRCLGEVTEERLKVLRAADAIVTGEIKKAGEYERIWQAFCVLLPVRSVGVMGDGRTYEETCAVRAVTSVDGMTADWAPMPYDLLGRISNRIINEVRGINRVVYDISSKPPATIEWE, encoded by the coding sequence ATGACGCGCGAGCTTGTCCTCGTCCTCGACTTCGGCTCCCAGACCACGCAGCTCATCGCGAGGCGGATCCGCGAGCAACACGTCTACTGCGAAGTGTTGCCCTGCACGACACCGTTTTCGACCATCGAAAAGCTCGCGCCGCGGGCCATCGTCCTCTCGGGCGGGCCCGCGAGCGTCTACGACGACGGCGCCCCCACAATCGACAAGCGCATCGTCGAACTCGGCGTCCCGGTGCTGGGCATCTGCTACGGCCTCCAGCTCCTCTCCCACGTCTTGGGCGGCAAGGTCGAGCGCGCGGAGGCCCGCGAGTTCGGCTCGGCGCGCGTCACCGTCGCGAAGTCGGAAGGCATCTTCCATCGCTTCCGCGGAAGCGATGCGCTCGACGTCTGGATGTCTCACGGCGATCGCATTGCCACGCTGCCGCCGGGCTTTCACAACCTCGGCGAATCGGACAACACGCCGCACTGCGCCGTCGCGTGGCCGGAGCGCCGCGTCTACGGCGTGCAGTTTCACCCCGAGGTGGTGCACACGCCTCGGGGCAGTGACCTCATCGCTGCGTTCCTCTTCGACGTCGCCAAACTATCGCCCACGTGGACGCCGGGCTCGTGGACGGAAGACGCGATCGCCGCCGTTGCCAAGCGCGTCGCCCCCAACGAACACGCGATCTGCGGGCTCTCGGGCGGCGTCGACTCTTCCGTCGCGGCGGTCCTCTGTCACCGAGCCCTCGGCAACCGCCTCACATGCATCTTCGTCGACAACGGTCTCCTGCGCGAAGGCGAAGCGGAAGACGTCGTGGCCACCTTCCGCGAGAACTTTCACCTCAAGCTCATCGCCGTCGATGCGCGGGAGCGGTTCTTGTCCGCGCTGCGAGGCGTCACCGATCCAGAACAGAAGCGCAAGGTCATTGGCCGCGTCTTCATCGAGGTCTTCGAGGACGAAGCGCGCAAGGTCGAGGGCGCCAAGTACCTCATTCAAGGCACGCTCTATCCCGACGTCATCGAGAGCGTCTCCTTCAAGGGCCCGAGCGTCGTCATCAAGAGTCACCACAACGTCGGAGGCTTGCCGGAGCGCATGAACCTGTCGCTCATCGAGCCGCTGCGCGAGCTCTTCAAGGATGAGGTTCGCGCCGCCGGCGAGACGTTGGGCATCGCCCACGACTTGCTCTATCGGCATCCCTTCCCGGGCCCCGGCCTCGCCATTCGCTGCCTCGGCGAGGTGACCGAGGAGCGCCTCAAGGTGCTGCGCGCGGCCGACGCCATCGTCACCGGCGAGATCAAGAAGGCCGGCGAATACGAGCGCATCTGGCAGGCCTTCTGCGTTCTGCTTCCCGTTCGCTCCGTCGGGGTCATGGGCGATGGCCGCACCTACGAAGAGACGTGCGCCGTACGGGCCGTGACGTCGGTCGATGGCATGACGGCAGACTGGGCTCCGATGCCCTACGACCTCTTGGGACGCATCTCGAATCGCATCATCAACGAGGTGCGCGGCATCAACCGGGTCGTCTACGACATCTCGTCGAAGCCGCCCGCCACCATCGAGTGGGAGTGA
- a CDS encoding PEGA domain-containing protein, with protein MLALTAVVAACGGAQAPAAKLISYRLVGEPAKATVTIDDQPIGPLEMVARRGIALPAGAHRITVEAPGYLPWDRLVDASTGPVKLEVKLVPVPE; from the coding sequence TTGTTGGCCTTGACCGCGGTTGTTGCGGCCTGCGGCGGCGCGCAAGCGCCCGCGGCGAAGCTCATCTCGTACCGCCTGGTTGGCGAGCCCGCCAAAGCGACGGTGACCATCGACGATCAACCCATCGGTCCCCTCGAGATGGTGGCGCGGCGGGGCATCGCGCTGCCGGCAGGCGCGCATCGCATCACCGTCGAGGCGCCCGGCTACCTGCCTTGGGACCGCCTCGTCGACGCATCGACGGGCCCCGTCAAGCTTGAGGTGAAGCTCGTGCCGGTTCCGGAATAG
- a CDS encoding isoaspartyl peptidase/L-asparaginase — MQDKVTGSWSLTFGGLAILVHGGAGDVAEASRERHAEGTRRAAAAGFAVLEAGGSSLDAVQAAVTVLEDDPVFNAGTGACLDATAHLALDAAVMRGSDLAAGAVCALSSFKNPVAIARAALDLGGPILYAGQGADAFAVASGFARYDEALMITEAAKERLVAVRAGESDGWAGGTVGAVARDAAGHVAAATSTGGKVGKRVGRVGDSPILGAGTYADDECGAISNTGDGEAFMRLCLAKTVLDWMRGGAAAEDAARRGLELAARRARGLGGTIVVTPAGHVAWARTTATMSWAAKTKTAEGAVATFGGM; from the coding sequence ATGCAAGACAAGGTCACGGGGTCATGGAGCCTCACGTTCGGCGGTCTCGCCATTCTTGTTCATGGTGGCGCCGGCGATGTTGCGGAGGCGTCGAGGGAACGTCACGCAGAGGGAACTCGTCGGGCCGCCGCCGCGGGCTTCGCCGTTCTCGAAGCCGGTGGCTCGTCCCTCGATGCGGTGCAGGCCGCCGTTACGGTCCTTGAAGACGACCCCGTCTTCAACGCGGGCACCGGCGCGTGCCTCGACGCGACCGCTCACCTCGCGCTCGACGCCGCGGTGATGCGGGGCTCCGATTTGGCAGCGGGCGCCGTCTGCGCCCTGTCGTCGTTCAAGAATCCGGTGGCCATCGCCCGGGCGGCGCTCGATCTCGGCGGACCTATTCTCTACGCCGGGCAAGGCGCCGACGCGTTCGCGGTCGCGTCGGGCTTCGCTCGCTACGACGAGGCGCTCATGATCACGGAGGCCGCGAAGGAGCGCCTGGTTGCCGTTCGCGCAGGCGAAAGCGATGGCTGGGCCGGCGGCACCGTCGGCGCCGTCGCCCGCGACGCGGCGGGGCACGTGGCGGCAGCGACGAGCACCGGTGGGAAGGTTGGAAAGCGCGTCGGGCGCGTGGGCGACTCGCCGATCTTGGGCGCCGGGACTTACGCCGACGACGAGTGTGGCGCGATCTCCAACACCGGAGATGGCGAGGCGTTCATGCGTCTCTGTCTCGCCAAGACGGTGCTCGATTGGATGCGCGGCGGTGCCGCCGCCGAGGATGCGGCGCGTCGCGGCCTGGAGCTCGCAGCACGACGGGCTCGCGGGCTCGGGGGCACCATCGTCGTCACGCCCGCTGGCCACGTTGCCTGGGCACGCACGACGGCGACGATGTCATGGGCCGCAAAAACAAAAACCGCCGAAGGCGCGGTCGCGACCTTCGGCGGGATGTAG